The DNA window GCCCAGGCGCTGCTCGAGATAGCGGTAGTTGTGCAGGCCGGTCAACTCGTCGGCGAACGTCATCTGCTCGATCTTCTCGCGCGTGTCGCGGCGCATGCGGCGCAGGCATTGGAGCTGGCCCACGCACAGCACCAGGCAGGCCGCTGCGAAGGAGAGGAGGCTGGCCAGCTCCGCGGGGCGCACGGGGTCGGGGATCGCCCACAGCCGCACGCCCATGTAGGCGAGGAGCGCCACGGTGAGAAGGAGCATGAGGATGAACACCCCCCGCAGGTTGGCGTGGAGCGCGTGCAGTTCCTGAAGGCGGAAGGCGAACTTCCTGCTCATGGGCGCTCCCCCGCTAGGGGTGCAGATGGCTGTCGCGCACGGCCTTGGCGCTCTGGAGCCAGGCGCGAAGGTCGGCATGGGCGCCGTCGTCCAGGATGCGCCGAAGCGTGTGCAACTGCGCCTCCAGGGCGCCCAGGGCGTCCAGGAGCCGGTCGCGGTTTTGCAGGCACAGGTCGGCCCACATCAGGGGGTCGCCGGAGGCCACGCGCGTCGTATCGCGGAATCCGGACCCCGCGCAGGCCAGCGCCTCGGGCGTGAGCGCGTTGACGAGTGCGGCCGCCACCAGGTGCGGCAGGTGGCTGGCCATCGCCAGCAGGCGGTCGTGCTTGGCGGGGTCGAGCACCCGCACGCGCGCGCCCACGGCTTGCCAGAGCTCCTCCACCGCCGCCAGCGCCCGCGGCTCAGTGTGCGGCGTGGGCGTGACGAAGCACACGGCGCCCTCGAAGAGCCCGGCCTGCGCCTCCTCCACCCCCTGCCTCTCGGAGCCCGCCATCGGGTGGGACCCGACGTAGCGGAAGCCCTGGGCGCTCAAGGCATCGAGCTCCCGCGCCAGCAGGGCCTTCGTGCTCCCCACGTCGGTGAGCAGCGTGCCGCGCGCCACGGACCGGGCCGCCTCGCGCGCCAGCTCCACCATCGCTCCCACGGGCGTCGCCAGCACCACGAGCTCCGCGTCCCGCACGCCGGCCGCCACGCTCAGCGTGCCCTCATCTATGGC is part of the Planctomycetota bacterium genome and encodes:
- a CDS encoding prephenate dehydrogenase, encoding MGPSASVLPFRTVTIIGVGLIGGSLGLALRRRQLARRVVGVGRRQAKLDRAVALGAIDEGTLSVAAGVRDAELVVLATPVGAMVELAREAARSVARGTLLTDVGSTKALLARELDALSAQGFRYVGSHPMAGSERQGVEEAQAGLFEGAVCFVTPTPHTEPRALAAVEELWQAVGARVRVLDPAKHDRLLAMASHLPHLVAAALVNALTPEALACAGSGFRDTTRVASGDPLMWADLCLQNRDRLLDALGALEAQLHTLRRILDDGAHADLRAWLQSAKAVRDSHLHP